The following proteins are encoded in a genomic region of Candidatus Dormiibacterota bacterium:
- a CDS encoding ABC transporter ATP-binding protein, with product MVRLRNIEKSYAHGPGRTFVLRRISLDIDNGDFVSIMGPSGAGKSTLLHILGMHDSAFAGEYDFMDEPVHALPPKRRAELAKQSIGFVFQSYHLLDDMTVYENLEVPLTYRNVKRGERQGMVADVLDRFQIVGKKDLYPNQLSGGQQQLVAVARAVIANPKLILADEPTGNLHSSQGKEIMELFKRLNDKGTTIVQVTHSDVNASYGRRIVKLSDGWIVD from the coding sequence ATCGTCCGCCTGCGCAACATCGAGAAGTCGTACGCCCACGGCCCGGGACGGACCTTCGTGCTGCGACGGATCAGCCTCGACATCGACAACGGGGACTTCGTGTCGATCATGGGGCCGTCGGGGGCCGGCAAGTCGACGCTGCTGCACATCCTCGGCATGCACGACTCCGCCTTCGCGGGGGAATACGACTTCATGGACGAGCCGGTGCACGCCCTGCCGCCGAAGCGGCGCGCCGAGCTCGCCAAGCAGTCCATCGGCTTCGTGTTCCAGTCGTATCACCTCCTGGACGACATGACGGTCTACGAAAACCTCGAAGTGCCGCTCACCTACAGGAACGTCAAGCGCGGCGAGCGCCAGGGCATGGTGGCCGACGTCCTGGACCGTTTCCAGATCGTCGGAAAGAAGGACCTGTATCCGAACCAGCTCTCCGGCGGGCAGCAGCAGCTCGTGGCGGTGGCCCGGGCCGTGATCGCCAACCCGAAATTGATCCTGGCCGACGAGCCGACAGGCAACCTGCACTCGTCCCAGGGGAAGGAGATCATGGAGCTGTTCAAGCGGCTGAACGACAAGGGGACGACGATCGTGCAGGTGACGCACTCCGACGTGAACGCGTCGTACGGACGGCGGATCGTCAAGCTGTCCGACGGCTGGATCGTGGACTGA